A portion of the Cloacibacillus sp. genome contains these proteins:
- a CDS encoding MetQ/NlpA family ABC transporter substrate-binding protein — MKKIALALLVALIIPATAFAAGKEIKVGVTPFPHKDLMNVVKELVAKDGYDLKIVEFTDYVTPNTALAEKALDANFFQHIPYLENTNKERGYDLVWVAKIHIEPLGLYSKKIKKIDELKNGAQIAIPNDATNCARALRLLEKSGLIKVKAGELVTAKDITENPKNLKIRELDAAQLPRTLQDVEAAVINTNFAGEAGLIPAKDAIVIEGKDSPYANVLVVRGADKDSPAVKALVKASNSKEVKDYINKNLVPKGIVPAF, encoded by the coding sequence ATGAAAAAAATCGCACTCGCACTTCTCGTCGCACTCATCATCCCCGCCACCGCCTTCGCCGCCGGCAAAGAGATCAAGGTCGGAGTCACCCCCTTCCCTCACAAGGACCTCATGAACGTCGTCAAAGAGCTCGTCGCAAAGGACGGCTATGACCTTAAGATCGTAGAATTCACCGACTACGTGACACCGAACACCGCGCTCGCCGAAAAGGCCCTCGACGCTAACTTCTTCCAGCACATCCCCTATCTCGAGAACACCAACAAAGAGAGAGGCTACGATCTCGTTTGGGTCGCGAAGATACACATCGAACCGCTTGGACTCTACTCAAAGAAGATCAAGAAGATAGACGAACTCAAGAACGGCGCGCAGATAGCGATCCCCAACGACGCGACGAACTGCGCCCGCGCCCTGCGCCTGCTTGAGAAGAGCGGCCTTATCAAGGTCAAAGCCGGAGAGCTTGTGACGGCGAAGGACATCACCGAGAACCCGAAGAACCTCAAGATCCGCGAACTTGACGCCGCCCAGCTTCCCCGCACCCTTCAGGATGTCGAGGCCGCCGTCATCAACACCAACTTCGCCGGCGAAGCTGGCCTCATCCCCGCCAAAGACGCGATCGTGATCGAGGGCAAAGACTCCCCCTACGCGAACGTCCTCGTAGTGCGCGGCGCGGATAAGGACAGCCCCGCGGTGAAGGCGCTCGTGAAGGCCTCCAACTCCAAAGAGGTCAAAGACTACATCAACAAGAATCTCGTGCCGAAGGGCATCGTCCCCGCGTTCTAA
- a CDS encoding methionine ABC transporter permease encodes MGSELVAALWETIYMVVVSTFFSGIFGSGVAILMIITGPNGLKPNKAVYGVLDVAVNLLRSFPFIILLIAIIPLTRLIAGTSIGSTASIVPLTIAATPFVARLMEGSLLEVDRGVVEAARSFGASTTQIIFGVMIKEAMPALVLNWAIVAINLLGYSAMAGVVGGGGLGDLAIKYGYNRFQTDVMVYSVAILIVIVQVIQYAGNYVYEKIR; translated from the coding sequence ATGGGCAGTGAGCTTGTAGCGGCGCTTTGGGAAACTATATATATGGTGGTCGTCTCCACCTTCTTCTCGGGGATATTCGGCTCCGGCGTGGCGATCCTGATGATAATCACGGGGCCGAACGGACTGAAGCCCAACAAGGCCGTATACGGCGTGCTCGACGTGGCGGTGAACCTGCTTCGCTCCTTCCCCTTCATCATCCTGCTGATCGCGATCATCCCGCTTACGCGCCTCATCGCCGGTACCTCTATCGGCAGCACCGCCTCGATAGTGCCGCTGACGATCGCGGCGACGCCCTTCGTGGCGCGCCTCATGGAGGGCAGCCTGCTTGAAGTCGACCGCGGCGTCGTGGAGGCGGCGAGATCATTCGGGGCCTCCACCACGCAGATCATCTTCGGCGTGATGATAAAAGAGGCGATGCCCGCGCTAGTCCTCAACTGGGCGATCGTCGCGATAAACCTCCTCGGCTACTCCGCAATGGCGGGCGTCGTCGGCGGGGGCGGACTCGGCGACCTTGCGATAAAGTACGGCTACAACCGTTTCCAGACAGACGTAATGGTATACTCCGTCGCGATCCTCATCGTGATCGTCCAGGTGATCCAGTACGCCGGAAACTATGTCTACGAGAAGATCAGATAA
- a CDS encoding type II toxin-antitoxin system RelB/DinJ family antitoxin gives MAAKSANLYARIEPDVKEQAEGILSALGIPASNAINMFYKQIILHRGLPFEVKIPSARPVDMRALSEAEVNAELERGYADAKAGRTKQAGRAFADIHKDYDL, from the coding sequence ATGGCGGCTAAATCGGCAAATTTATATGCGCGAATCGAACCGGACGTTAAAGAGCAGGCGGAGGGCATACTTTCCGCGCTCGGAATCCCCGCCTCGAACGCTATCAATATGTTTTACAAACAGATCATTCTTCATAGAGGGCTTCCCTTTGAGGTGAAGATTCCTTCCGCACGTCCAGTGGACATGAGAGCTTTATCCGAAGCGGAGGTAAATGCCGAGCTGGAAAGAGGATATGCCGACGCGAAGGCTGGGCGAACTAAACAGGCAGGCAGAGCATTTGCTGACATCCACAAAGATTATGATCTTTGA
- a CDS encoding Ig-like domain-containing protein, translated as MTGNIAGDTKLIVIGDKNVIIDLDNGGILLYGGGSFLSDQSSGDILGSTTVELKGESPTFILDPEVDDNISFFGGSSVSHNNTHTIHGDSAVLIDSPWNMGDDDNDISFVVGGSEAWDDAKIVTKGKTYIRVNHEKASATNIRGGGRVFGKAFCIVEGGSELLLEKGSIGNSYAGCYVSQNAKAYTANTYVEIRDINAPSDAMVTGGGVSGSNLDLDDADMRPLSVVSGDTKILIEPSANYTGRGICRIFGGSNIRGAGATAEVLGSTDIIISGDAALEVIKPQDTENDWTHISAGSFRKSNKTISNDVKGDGNITFKNITDISKLMNNTALSGQGRERDENMPGNLGFYNNSVAGTSRLIYDNVKGITGARTFYFDEIIFKGESDVTFNRSLSQLMDAAGDKETVKLMVEKGSTLRIVKDPTGDTGDPILGNAKIDGTLIVEDGMTLILNNSLEKGPDAIVKGNIVVRKVNPEEPPIKPDDVNVIPVKPETVKSVDDLPAGIPALVEKQPNGDIVVTSAKFAAAVVSSDVNGTVDTNLIKSIPVFKAVVSAGKTALASFRGRLDEFSSHKFKDIVLCKVIPGKVLKFAFQSVPKKIESGEFAITTADGAAVDVNASPEAGVEYLISFAVADNSEYDLDKAKGKILDPAVLSVNQYRLTLSVTELSLAEGKSKTLKASGFAPGATLTWKSSNDKVAAIEGSGAEITVKAISAGEANITVTDGSAAVTCKVTVTKGGSGGSSGGGCNSGLAAVVLAAFIPLFFRRKSKAVH; from the coding sequence ATGACAGGAAACATCGCTGGAGATACTAAATTGATTGTTATCGGCGATAAAAACGTCATAATCGACTTGGACAACGGCGGGATTTTACTGTATGGCGGCGGCAGTTTCCTCTCCGATCAAAGCAGCGGAGATATTCTTGGTAGTACTACGGTAGAACTCAAGGGTGAGTCGCCGACATTTATTCTCGACCCTGAGGTGGATGATAACATCAGCTTTTTTGGCGGTAGCTCAGTCAGTCATAATAACACGCACACTATCCATGGTGATTCGGCTGTTCTCATAGATTCGCCGTGGAATATGGGCGATGATGATAATGACATCAGCTTTGTAGTCGGGGGAAGTGAAGCATGGGATGACGCTAAAATAGTGACTAAGGGTAAAACGTATATACGTGTCAATCATGAAAAAGCCAGCGCTACGAATATTAGGGGTGGTGGAAGGGTTTTTGGCAAAGCGTTTTGTATTGTAGAGGGCGGCAGTGAGTTGTTGCTGGAAAAAGGTTCCATCGGCAATTCCTACGCAGGGTGCTACGTTTCGCAGAACGCCAAAGCATATACAGCGAATACGTATGTGGAGATTCGGGATATCAACGCTCCCAGTGATGCCATGGTTACAGGCGGAGGCGTTTCCGGTTCAAACTTAGACTTGGATGATGCTGATATGCGTCCTCTCAGTGTCGTCAGCGGCGATACAAAAATCCTCATCGAACCTTCCGCGAATTACACAGGCAGAGGCATCTGCCGTATATTTGGCGGTTCAAATATCAGGGGCGCCGGGGCCACGGCTGAAGTGCTTGGCAGTACGGATATCATCATCAGCGGCGACGCGGCTCTTGAAGTGATAAAGCCTCAGGATACGGAAAATGACTGGACGCATATCAGTGCGGGAAGTTTCCGCAAGTCCAATAAGACGATATCCAACGACGTAAAGGGAGACGGCAATATCACCTTCAAAAATATCACCGACATATCAAAACTTATGAACAACACCGCGCTGAGCGGCCAGGGACGCGAACGTGACGAGAATATGCCAGGCAACCTGGGGTTTTACAACAATTCAGTTGCAGGCACGTCGCGCCTTATTTATGACAATGTCAAGGGAATAACGGGTGCGAGGACCTTTTACTTTGACGAGATAATTTTCAAAGGTGAAAGCGATGTGACATTTAACAGGTCATTGTCACAGCTTATGGATGCTGCCGGCGATAAAGAGACGGTTAAGCTCATGGTCGAAAAGGGCAGTACTCTGCGTATTGTGAAAGATCCAACCGGAGATACCGGCGACCCGATTCTCGGCAACGCGAAGATCGACGGTACGCTCATCGTCGAAGATGGCATGACGCTGATCCTCAACAACAGCCTTGAAAAGGGGCCCGACGCGATCGTCAAAGGCAATATCGTTGTGAGAAAGGTAAACCCGGAGGAGCCGCCCATTAAGCCGGACGACGTCAACGTCATACCGGTAAAGCCGGAGACGGTAAAGAGCGTCGACGATCTCCCCGCAGGCATTCCCGCGCTCGTTGAAAAACAGCCTAACGGCGACATCGTCGTGACTTCGGCGAAATTCGCCGCCGCCGTGGTTTCTAGCGACGTCAACGGCACGGTCGACACGAACCTGATCAAATCCATACCGGTGTTCAAGGCCGTCGTATCCGCGGGCAAGACGGCGCTCGCGTCGTTCAGGGGCAGGCTGGACGAATTTTCCTCCCACAAGTTCAAAGATATCGTGCTCTGCAAGGTAATACCGGGTAAGGTCCTCAAGTTCGCTTTCCAGAGCGTGCCGAAAAAGATCGAGTCAGGCGAATTTGCGATCACGACCGCCGACGGCGCGGCGGTTGACGTGAACGCTTCGCCGGAGGCGGGCGTGGAGTATCTCATCAGCTTTGCCGTCGCGGATAACAGCGAGTATGACCTCGACAAGGCAAAGGGAAAGATATTGGACCCGGCGGTGCTATCAGTCAACCAGTACCGGCTCACGCTCTCCGTGACTGAGCTCTCATTGGCTGAGGGGAAGTCCAAAACCTTAAAGGCATCCGGTTTCGCCCCCGGAGCGACGCTCACATGGAAGAGCAGCAACGACAAGGTGGCGGCGATTGAAGGTTCCGGCGCGGAGATAACGGTCAAAGCCATCAGCGCCGGCGAGGCGAATATCACCGTAACAGACGGTTCCGCTGCCGTGACCTGCAAGGTGACGGTGACGAAGGGCGGTTCCGGCGGAAGCTCCGGCGGCGGCTGTAATTCCGGCCTCGCCGCGGTGGTTCTCGCCGCGTTCATCCCGCTCTTCTTCCGCAGAAAGAGCAAGGCCGTTCATTAA
- a CDS encoding LexA family transcriptional regulator — METFGARLGRLRREKGLKRYDIAEPLGVDAETIARYEREEREPKVSDAVAIANILGVSIEYLATGIASPLKHSMYAYSADDRIVVPVLSSSDSYNIIPSTDTISVSTEHILIPKTLIGTIQPQNPPFAFIARDRSFEKFAVREGSYVVINPAARVANFDIALVFYKGKLTLKRPQYTKSGALYLFSGSNSDAIYVPAEDASDAKEFKIVGKAVAYQFEETKKIYHNI; from the coding sequence ATGGAAACTTTTGGCGCCCGCTTGGGTCGTCTGCGCAGGGAAAAAGGTTTAAAACGTTATGATATCGCAGAGCCGTTAGGGGTGGACGCTGAGACGATCGCGCGTTATGAGAGGGAAGAGCGGGAGCCTAAGGTGAGCGACGCGGTCGCTATCGCCAATATTTTAGGGGTTTCTATAGAATACCTCGCCACCGGCATCGCCTCACCGCTCAAGCATTCCATGTACGCATACAGCGCGGACGACAGGATCGTCGTCCCCGTGCTTTCCAGCAGCGATTCGTATAATATCATCCCCTCAACGGATACAATATCAGTCAGTACTGAACACATTCTCATCCCTAAAACCCTTATCGGTACGATACAGCCGCAAAACCCGCCTTTTGCGTTTATAGCGCGCGACAGGTCTTTTGAAAAATTCGCCGTGCGCGAAGGCAGTTATGTGGTCATCAACCCCGCGGCGCGTGTCGCAAATTTTGATATCGCCCTCGTTTTTTATAAGGGCAAGCTGACGCTGAAGCGTCCGCAGTACACAAAGAGCGGAGCCCTCTATCTCTTTTCCGGCAGCAACAGCGACGCGATCTATGTCCCAGCCGAGGACGCCTCAGACGCCAAGGAGTTCAAAATCGTCGGTAAGGCCGTCGCCTATCAGTTCGAAGAAACGAAAAAAATTTACCATAACATCTAG
- a CDS encoding methionine ABC transporter ATP-binding protein, translated as MIEINNLGKYFGDHKVLSDISLEVKKGDVFGIVGHSGAGKSTLLRCLNGLESYSEGSVRVGGKEVKELNENELKLLRRDMGMIFQNFNLMNRKDVYENILFPLKVWGTLKNEATARADELLELVGLTGKKHEKVRNLSGGQKQRVGIARALALNPEILLCDEATSALDPKTTISILELLMDINKKLNVTIIVVTHQMEVVKMICNKVIILDGGEIVASGETDKLFLAPGEELRKLITDDYAVIPSGTNIRLMFPREVANDSIITNMARDLDINFSIVGGRIEKYRETVMGFLIINVADGDVANIEKWLGENKMYWEVMKDGQ; from the coding sequence ATGATCGAAATCAATAATCTGGGGAAATATTTCGGCGACCATAAGGTGCTCTCCGACATCTCCCTTGAGGTGAAGAAGGGCGACGTATTCGGCATCGTCGGCCACTCGGGGGCGGGAAAATCGACGCTCCTGCGCTGTCTGAACGGCCTCGAAAGCTACAGCGAGGGCAGCGTGCGCGTCGGCGGCAAAGAGGTAAAGGAGCTTAACGAAAATGAGCTGAAGCTCCTGCGCCGCGATATGGGGATGATTTTCCAGAATTTCAACCTCATGAACAGAAAGGATGTCTATGAGAACATCCTTTTCCCTCTCAAGGTATGGGGCACCCTTAAAAACGAGGCGACGGCGCGCGCCGACGAGCTGCTCGAACTGGTCGGCCTCACGGGGAAAAAGCATGAGAAGGTGCGCAACCTGAGCGGCGGGCAGAAGCAGCGCGTCGGCATCGCCAGGGCGCTCGCGCTGAACCCCGAGATACTGCTCTGCGACGAGGCCACCTCGGCGCTCGACCCCAAGACGACGATCTCGATCCTCGAACTGCTGATGGATATCAATAAAAAACTCAACGTCACCATCATCGTCGTCACGCACCAGATGGAGGTCGTAAAGATGATCTGCAACAAGGTCATCATCCTCGACGGCGGCGAGATCGTCGCCTCCGGCGAGACCGACAAGCTCTTCCTCGCCCCCGGCGAGGAGCTGCGCAAGCTCATCACGGACGACTACGCCGTCATCCCCTCCGGCACCAACATCCGCCTGATGTTCCCGCGCGAGGTCGCCAACGACAGCATCATCACGAATATGGCGCGCGACCTTGACATCAACTTCTCCATCGTCGGCGGGCGCATCGAAAAGTACCGCGAGACGGTGATGGGCTTCCTCATCATAAACGTCGCCGACGGGGACGTGGCGAATATCGAAAAATGGCTTGGAGAAAACAAGATGTACTGGGAGGTAATGAAAGATGGGCAGTGA
- a CDS encoding DMT family transporter, with protein sequence MLYGIFLSVVTCFCWGSTSFLLRGIKGLDASEMSLMRSCGGLLCAVGLVSFVHGADVARLGASEALIFAALVLCNNVIGDVFLFFALHRLGVARGSAIASSYPILVALASHLFFGSPLTLTIITGTLFVVAGVALLCHSDKDEGKLSVSGLVYAFLASIFWAAGLVFNKELLVEGFSPATIVLGRGVTFFTLAFLIWFFRVLVVKKDLNAWRAFLKRDSLYGLLAGICSLGFGAWFYSRALEYVSPAVATPIGASNPIIASILAMFVYKERIRPSQWAGIALAVGGSILVTL encoded by the coding sequence GTGCTTTATGGAATTTTTCTAAGTGTAGTTACCTGTTTTTGTTGGGGCAGTACCTCTTTCCTGCTGCGGGGGATAAAGGGGCTGGACGCATCGGAGATGTCGCTGATGCGCTCCTGCGGCGGCCTGCTCTGCGCCGTCGGGCTGGTCTCTTTCGTACACGGGGCGGATGTGGCGCGGCTGGGAGCCTCTGAGGCGCTGATTTTTGCCGCTCTCGTGCTCTGCAATAACGTCATCGGCGACGTCTTTCTATTTTTCGCGCTGCACCGGCTCGGCGTCGCGCGCGGTTCGGCGATAGCGAGCTCCTACCCGATTCTTGTCGCGCTTGCCTCGCATCTCTTCTTCGGTTCGCCGCTTACGCTGACAATAATCACCGGCACGCTCTTTGTCGTCGCCGGCGTCGCTTTGCTCTGCCATTCGGACAAGGACGAGGGAAAGCTCTCCGTCTCCGGCCTCGTCTATGCCTTCCTTGCCAGTATTTTTTGGGCCGCGGGGCTGGTCTTCAATAAAGAGCTGCTTGTGGAGGGGTTCTCTCCCGCGACGATCGTGCTGGGGCGCGGCGTTACCTTTTTTACGCTCGCCTTTCTGATTTGGTTTTTTCGCGTGCTTGTGGTCAAGAAAGATCTTAACGCCTGGCGGGCCTTTCTCAAGAGGGATTCGCTCTACGGCCTGCTGGCGGGGATATGCTCGCTGGGTTTCGGCGCCTGGTTTTATTCGCGCGCGCTAGAGTATGTATCTCCCGCCGTCGCCACGCCGATAGGGGCCTCAAACCCGATAATCGCCTCGATACTCGCGATGTTTGTCTATAAGGAGAGGATACGCCCCTCGCAGTGGGCGGGGATCGCGCTGGCGGTCGGAGGTTCGATACTGGTGACCTTATAG
- a CDS encoding type II toxin-antitoxin system RelE/ParE family toxin, protein MIFEIEISAQADADLRGVYEYIAFELRSPENARGQLDRLEKSILSLSQMPERFREYENEPWHSRGLRVIPVGSYCVFYILNIEKAVVTIIRVMYGGRDIEAQLKKNAKI, encoded by the coding sequence ATGATCTTTGAAATTGAAATTTCGGCGCAGGCGGATGCCGACCTCCGCGGCGTATACGAATATATCGCTTTTGAACTGCGGTCGCCTGAAAACGCCCGCGGACAGCTTGACCGCCTGGAAAAAAGCATCTTAAGCCTCAGCCAAATGCCGGAACGCTTTCGTGAATATGAGAATGAGCCATGGCACAGCCGTGGGCTACGCGTCATACCTGTCGGCAGCTACTGCGTATTTTACATTCTCAACATAGAAAAAGCCGTCGTCACAATTATCCGAGTCATGTACGGCGGCCGTGATATTGAAGCTCAGCTTAAAAAGAACGCAAAAATATAA